From the Lathyrus oleraceus cultivar Zhongwan6 chromosome 4, CAAS_Psat_ZW6_1.0, whole genome shotgun sequence genome, one window contains:
- the LOC127074386 gene encoding subtilisin-like protease SBT1.7 has translation MEFSFQKSFSVVLLVLLMGFSDASSSLKSTYIVHMAKSEMPESYEHHTVWYESSLQSVSESAEMMYTYENAIHGFSTRLTAEEARLLESQTGILAVLPEVKYELHTTRTPQFLGLDKSAEMFPESSSASEVVVGVLDTGVWPESKSFDDTGFGPIPTTWKGACDTGTNFTASNCNKKLIGARYFSKGVEAMLGPIDETTESKSPRDDDGHGTHTSTTAAGSVVTGASLFGYASGTARGMATRARVAAYKVCWKGGCFSSDILAAIDKAISDGVNVLSLSLGGGMSDYYRDSVAIGSFAAMEKGILISCSAGNAGPSAYSLSNVAPWITTVGAGTLDRDFPATVSLGNGLNYSGVSLYRGNALPDSPLPLIYAGNATNATNGNLCMTGTLSPELVAGKIVFCDRGMNARVQKGAVVKAAGGLGMVLANTAANGEELVADTHLLPATAVGEKAGNAIKKYLFSEAKPTVKIVFEGTKVGVQPSPVVAAFSSRGPNSITPQILKPDLIAPGVNILAGWSKAVGPTGLPVDERRVDFNIISGTSMSCPHVSGLAALIKSAHPEWSPAAVRSALMTTAYTAYKDGKNLQDSATGKPSTPFDHGSGHVDPIAALDPGLVYDLTVDDYLGFLCALNYTSTQITALAKRKFECDAGKKYSVNDLNYPSFAVVFDTMGGANVVKHTRILTNVGPAGSYKASVTSDSKSVKITVEPEELIFKENEKKPYTVTFTSLGSTPQKVNGFGRLEWRNAKNVVGSPISISWD, from the coding sequence ATGGAGTTCTCGTTTCAGAAATCTTTCTCCGTGGTTCTCTTAGTTCTGTTAATGGGTTTCAGCGACGCGTCTTCTTCCTTGAAGAGCACTTACATAGTGCACATGGCGAAATCTGAAATGCCAGAGAGTTATGAGCATCATACTGTATGGTATGAATCGTCGTTACAATCTGTTTCTGAGTCAGCTGAAATGATGTATACATATGAAAACGCGATCCATGGATTCTCAACCAGATTAACTGCTGAAGAAGCTCGTTTGCTCGAGAGCCAAACGGGGATTCTAGCGGTGTTGCCGGAGGTTAAATACGAGCTTCACACGACAAGGACTCCTCAGTTTCTTGGCCTTGATAAAAGCGCAGAGATGTTCccggaatcaagttcagcaagCGAGGTTGTTGTCGGTGTTTTAGATACCGGTGTTTGGCCTGAAAGCAAAAGCTTCGACGACACTGGATTTGGACCTATACCCACAACATGGAAAGGCGCGTGTGACACAGGTACGAATTTTACAGCTTCAAACTGCAACAAAAAATTGATTGGAGCAAGGTATTTTTCCAAGGGAGTTGAAGCCATGTTAGGTCCTATTGATGAAACCACAGAGTCGAAATCTCCTAGAGACGACGACGGGCATGGTACTCATACATCAACTACAGCAGCTGGTTCGGTTGTTACCGGTGCTAGCCTCTTCGGTTACGCTTCAGGGACGGCGCGTGGGATGGCCACACGCGCTAGAGTTGCTGCATACAAGGTTTGTTGGAAAGGAGGTTGTTTTAGCTCCGACATTTTAGCTGCTATTGATAAAGCTATTTCGGACGGTGTTAATGTTCTGTCTCTTTCTCTCGGTGGTGGAATGTCTGATTATTATAGAGACAGTGTAGCTATAGGTTCTTTTGCGGCGATGGAGAAAGGGATTCTAATTTCTTGCTCCGCTGGGAATGCGGGTCCAAGTGCTTATTCTCTATCTAATGTAGCTCCATGGATTACTACCGTGGGTGCTGGTACACTGGATCGTGACTTCCCTGCGACCGTTAGTCTTGGTAACGGACTTAACTATTCCGGTGTTTCTCTCTATCGAGGAAACGCTTTGCCGGATTCTCCGTTACCGTTGATTTACGCCGGGAATGCTACTAACGCTACCAACGGGAATTTGTGTATGACGGGAACTTTATCGCCGGAATTAGTTGCTGGGAAGATTGTTTTCTGTGACCGTGGGATGAATGCTAGGGTTCAGAAAGGAGCTGTGGTGAAGGCGGCCGGAGGATTAGGTATGGTGCTAGCCAACACTGCCGCAAACGGCGAGGAGCTTGTTGCTGACACACATCTATTACCAGCCACGGCGGTTGGCGAGAAAGCCGGTAATGCAATCAAGAAATATCTATTTTCCGAGGCGAAACCGACGGTGAAAATTGTTTTCGAAGGAACAAAAGTGGGTGTTCAGCCATCTCCGGTGGTGGCAGCGTTCAGTTCACGAGGACCTAACTCAATCACACCACAGATCTTGAAACCTGATCTTATCGCGCCAGGTGTCAACATATTAGCGGGGTGGTCAAAAGCAGTGGGACCCACCGGTTTGCCGGTTGATGAGAGGCGCGTTGATTTTAACATTATCTCTGGTACTTCCATGTCCTGTCCCCACGTGAGTGGTTTAGCCGCTTTGATTAAGTCGGCTCATCCTGAGTGGAGCCCAGCCGCTGTTAGATCGGCGCTGATGACAACGGCTTACACGGCTTACAAGGACGGTAAAAATTTACAAGACAGTGCTACTGGTAAACCCTCCACACCGTTCGATCATGGATCAGGACACGTGGACCCTATCGCTGCACTTGATCCCGGACTTGTTTACGATTTAACGGTGGATGATTACTTAGGTTTTCTCTGTGCGTTAAACTACACATCTACTCAAATTACTGCTTTAGCAAAGAGAAAATTCGAGTGTGACGCGGGTAAAAAATACAGTGTGAATGATCTTAATTATCCATCGTTTGCGGTTGTTTTCGACACAATGGGTGGGGCCAACGTAGTAAAACACACGAGAATCCTCACCAACGTGGGACCCGCGGGAAGTTACAAGGCTTCAGTAACATCAGATTCAAAATCCGTGAAAATCACTGTTGAACCGGAGGAGTTAATTTTTAAGGAAAATGAGAAGAAACCTTATACGGTGACGTTTACATCATTGGGTTCTACACCGCAGAAGGTGAATGGATTTGGACGGTTGGAATGGAGGAATGCGAAGAACGTGGTTGGAAGCCCAATCTCGATTAGTTGGGATTGA